A part of Miscanthus floridulus cultivar M001 unplaced genomic scaffold, ASM1932011v1 fs_42_1_2, whole genome shotgun sequence genomic DNA contains:
- the LOC136531738 gene encoding CRM-domain containing factor CFM3, chloroplastic/mitochondrial-like isoform X1, which yields MALSELPLHHSFRLSSRPSIHRLLSSPSSRHVSSSSSAAAAAAAAASASSPSSTGGNRTSPPSTSTGAPWLQKWAPSDPSRPAPPPAPVPSPTTSIDRIVHRLRNLGLASDDDDPSAATAAAAPPDGTERLGDLLDRSWARPDRQFAAASFDDAVLPWERDDEPTGPTRDEEDGAKRRRVKAPTLAELTIEDEELRRLRRLGMMLRDRITVPKAGVTTAVMEKIHDAWRKSELVRLKFHEDLAHDMKTAHELVERRTGGLIIWRSGSVMVVYRGSNYKRPLKSQTLNGASSPVKGEEGALFIPDASSPVENDVQGKDLAAQHANMSQLNTQNTEDMTEEELEFNQMLDGLGPRFVDWWGTGILPVDADLLPQTIPGYKTPYRVLPTEMRSTLTNAELTNLRKLARNLPCHFALGRNRNHQGLAAAIVKLWEKSLVVKIAVKRGIQNTNNKIMAEEIKNLTGGTLLLRNKFYIVIYRGKDFLPTSVAAVLAEREELTKDIQNMEEQRRNVLIAQPPDDGLDGHALVGTLAEFQEAQARWGREVTAKEQEEMKEASSRSEKQKLYRKLEHKLSIAQAKIHRAERLLSKIEASMVLADPCDDQEMITDEEKSVFHRIGLRLKSYLPLGVRGVFDGVIENMHLHWKHREVVKLISKQKTLSFVEETARLLAYESGGILVAIERVPKGYALIFYRGKNYRRPINIRPRNLLTKAKALKRAIAMQRHEALSQHIDQLESNIKQTKLDLGIEDYEEQDDDNSDSENEYGMAVTSGSYDELSACRQDQDDFDESADEDEYDDYDDDIEDEEIDKY from the exons ATGGCGCTCTCCGAGCTCCCGCTCCATCACTCCTTCCGCCTCTCGTCCCGCCCCAGCATCCaccgcctcctctcctccccctcctcacgccacgtctcctcctcctcgtccgccgcggccgcggccgcggccgcggcctcgGCCTCCTCCCCTTCCTCCACCGGCGGCAATCGCACATCCCCACCCTCCACCAGCACGGGCGCGCCGTGGCTGCAGAAGTGGGCGCCCTCCGACCCCTCCCGTCCCGCCCCACCTCCCGCTCCCGTCCCGTCCCCGACCACGTCCATAGACCGCATCGTCCACCGCCTCCGTAACCTCGGCCTCGCCTCCGACGACGATGACCCCTCCGCTGCCACGGCCGCCGCGGCGCCTCCCGACGGCACCGAGCGCCTTGGCGACCTGCTCGACCGCAGCTGGGCGCGGCCTGACCGCCAGTTCGCGGCCGCCAGCTTCGACGACGCCGTCCTCCCGTGGGAGAGGGACGACGAGCCCACGGGGCCGACGAGGGACGAGGAGGATGGAGCCAAGAGGAGGCGGGTCAAGGCGCCCACGCTGGCCGAGCTCACGATCGAGGACGAGGAGCTGCGCCGGCTGCGCAGGCTGGGGATGATGCTTCGCGACCGCATCACCGTGCCCAAGGCGGGAGTCACCACGGCCGTCATGGAGAAGATCCATGACGCCTGGAGGAAGTCGGAGCTGGTCCGCCTCAAGTTCCATGAGGACCTCGCGCACGACATGAAGACAGCTCATGAGCTCGTTGAG CGACGCACAGGCGGATTGATCATATGGAGGTCTGGAAGTGTAATGGTGGTTTACCGAGGGAGCAATTACAAGAGGCCTCTGAAATCTCAAACTCTAAATGGTGCCTCATCACCAGTGAAGGGGGAAGAAGGTGCATTGTTCATCCCAGATGCCTCCAGCCCTGTTGAGAATGATGTTCAGGGAAAGGATTTGGCTGCGCAGCATGCAAACATGTCCCAGTTGAACACGCAGAATACTGAGGACATGACAGAGGAAGAGCTGGAGTTCAATCAGATGCTTGATGGGCTGGGTCCTCGTTTTGTGGATTGGTGGGGAACGGGTATCTTACCAGTGGATGCTGACTTGCTGCCTCAAACGATCCCTGGTTATAAAACGCCATATAGAGTTCTTCCGACTGAAATGCGTTCGACGCTTACCAACGCAGAGCTGACTAACTTGCGAAAGTTAGCGAGGAACCTTCCATGCCATTTTGCTCTAG GGAGGAACCGGAATCATCAAGGTTTGGCAGCAGCAATTGTTAAGCTCTGGGAGAAGAGTTTGGTGGTGAAAATTGCTGTCAAACGTGGAATACAGAACACAAATAACAAGATAATGGCTGAAGAAATAAAG AATCTAACAGGGGGTACCTTGCTTCTTCGAAATAAATTTTACATTGTAATATATCGTGGAAAAGACTTCCTCCCAACATCTGTGGCAGCTGTGTTGGCTGAAAGAGAGGAGTTGACAAAGGATATTCAGAATATGGAGGAGCAGAGAAGAAACGTTTTGATTGCACAACCTCCGGATGATGGCTTAGATGGGCATGCTCTTGTGGGTACTCTTGCTGAGTTTCAGGAGGCCCAAGCTCGTTGGGGAAGAGAAGTAACTGCTAAGGAGCAAGAAGAAATGAAAGAAGCTTCTTCTAGATCAGAAAAGCAAAAGCTTTACAGGAAACTCGAACACAAGCTTTCCATT GCTCAGGCAAAAATACATAGAGCGGAACGCTTACTATCAAAAATTGAAGCTTCTATGGTACTTGCCGATCCATGTGATGATCAAGAAATGATTACAGATGAGGAAAAGTCTGTTTTCCATAGGATTGGTTTACGGCTTAAGTCATATTTGCCACTTG GAGTTCGTGGCGTTTTTGATGGTGTAATTGAAAATATGCACTTGCATTGGAAGCACAGGGAAGTTGTCAAATTAATTTCAAAGCAGAAGACTTTGTCATTCGTTGAAGAGACGGCACGACTTCTTGCATATGAGAGTGGTGGTATACTAGTTGCCATTGAAAGAGTTCCAAAGGGCTATGCACTCATTTTTTACCGTGGAAAGAACTATAGGAGGCCTATTAACATAAGGCCAAGAAACCTCTTAACAAAAGCTAAGGCACTGAAACGTGCGATTGCTATGCAACGTCATGAG GCCCTTAGTCAGCATATAGATCAACTGGAAAGCAATATCAAGCAGACGAAGTTGGATCTG GGTATTGAGGACTATGAGGAACAAGATGATGATAACTCAGATTCAGAAAATGAATATGGCATGGCAGTCACCTCTGGTAGCTATGATGAG TTGTCCGCTTGTCGTCAGGATCAAgatgattttgatgaatcagCTGATGAAGATGAATATGATGATTACGATGACgacattgaagatgaggagatTGACAAATATTGA
- the LOC136531738 gene encoding CRM-domain containing factor CFM3, chloroplastic/mitochondrial-like isoform X2, whose product MALSELPLHHSFRLSSRPSIHRLLSSPSSRHVSSSSSAAAAAAAAASASSPSSTGGNRTSPPSTSTGAPWLQKWAPSDPSRPAPPPAPVPSPTTSIDRIVHRLRNLGLASDDDDPSAATAAAAPPDGTERLGDLLDRSWARPDRQFAAASFDDAVLPWERDDEPTGPTRDEEDGAKRRRVKAPTLAELTIEDEELRRLRRLGMMLRDRITVPKAGVTTAVMEKIHDAWRKSELVRLKFHEDLAHDMKTAHELVERRTGGLIIWRSGSVMVVYRGSNYKRPLKSQTLNGASSPVKGEEGALFIPDASSPVENDVQGKDLAAQHANMSQLNTQNTEDMTEEELEFNQMLDGLGPRFVDWWGTGILPVDADLLPQTIPGYKTPYRVLPTEMRSTLTNAELTNLRKLARNLPCHFALGRNRNHQGLAAAIVKLWEKSLVVKIAVKRGIQNTNNKIMAEEIKNLTGGTLLLRNKFYIVIYRGKDFLPTSVAAVLAEREELTKDIQNMEEQRRNVLIAQPPDDGLDGHALVGTLAEFQEAQARWGREVTAKEQEEMKEASSRSEKQKLYRKLEHKLSIAQAKIHRAERLLSKIEASMVLADPCDDQEMITDEEKSVFHRIGLRLKSYLPLGVRGVFDGVIENMHLHWKHREVVKLISKQKTLSFVEETARLLAYESGGILVAIERVPKGYALIFYRGKNYRRPINIRPRNLLTKAKALKRAIAMQRHEALSQHIDQLESNIKQTKLDLGIEDYEEQDDDNSDSENEYGMAVTSGSYDEDQDDFDESADEDEYDDYDDDIEDEEIDKY is encoded by the exons ATGGCGCTCTCCGAGCTCCCGCTCCATCACTCCTTCCGCCTCTCGTCCCGCCCCAGCATCCaccgcctcctctcctccccctcctcacgccacgtctcctcctcctcgtccgccgcggccgcggccgcggccgcggcctcgGCCTCCTCCCCTTCCTCCACCGGCGGCAATCGCACATCCCCACCCTCCACCAGCACGGGCGCGCCGTGGCTGCAGAAGTGGGCGCCCTCCGACCCCTCCCGTCCCGCCCCACCTCCCGCTCCCGTCCCGTCCCCGACCACGTCCATAGACCGCATCGTCCACCGCCTCCGTAACCTCGGCCTCGCCTCCGACGACGATGACCCCTCCGCTGCCACGGCCGCCGCGGCGCCTCCCGACGGCACCGAGCGCCTTGGCGACCTGCTCGACCGCAGCTGGGCGCGGCCTGACCGCCAGTTCGCGGCCGCCAGCTTCGACGACGCCGTCCTCCCGTGGGAGAGGGACGACGAGCCCACGGGGCCGACGAGGGACGAGGAGGATGGAGCCAAGAGGAGGCGGGTCAAGGCGCCCACGCTGGCCGAGCTCACGATCGAGGACGAGGAGCTGCGCCGGCTGCGCAGGCTGGGGATGATGCTTCGCGACCGCATCACCGTGCCCAAGGCGGGAGTCACCACGGCCGTCATGGAGAAGATCCATGACGCCTGGAGGAAGTCGGAGCTGGTCCGCCTCAAGTTCCATGAGGACCTCGCGCACGACATGAAGACAGCTCATGAGCTCGTTGAG CGACGCACAGGCGGATTGATCATATGGAGGTCTGGAAGTGTAATGGTGGTTTACCGAGGGAGCAATTACAAGAGGCCTCTGAAATCTCAAACTCTAAATGGTGCCTCATCACCAGTGAAGGGGGAAGAAGGTGCATTGTTCATCCCAGATGCCTCCAGCCCTGTTGAGAATGATGTTCAGGGAAAGGATTTGGCTGCGCAGCATGCAAACATGTCCCAGTTGAACACGCAGAATACTGAGGACATGACAGAGGAAGAGCTGGAGTTCAATCAGATGCTTGATGGGCTGGGTCCTCGTTTTGTGGATTGGTGGGGAACGGGTATCTTACCAGTGGATGCTGACTTGCTGCCTCAAACGATCCCTGGTTATAAAACGCCATATAGAGTTCTTCCGACTGAAATGCGTTCGACGCTTACCAACGCAGAGCTGACTAACTTGCGAAAGTTAGCGAGGAACCTTCCATGCCATTTTGCTCTAG GGAGGAACCGGAATCATCAAGGTTTGGCAGCAGCAATTGTTAAGCTCTGGGAGAAGAGTTTGGTGGTGAAAATTGCTGTCAAACGTGGAATACAGAACACAAATAACAAGATAATGGCTGAAGAAATAAAG AATCTAACAGGGGGTACCTTGCTTCTTCGAAATAAATTTTACATTGTAATATATCGTGGAAAAGACTTCCTCCCAACATCTGTGGCAGCTGTGTTGGCTGAAAGAGAGGAGTTGACAAAGGATATTCAGAATATGGAGGAGCAGAGAAGAAACGTTTTGATTGCACAACCTCCGGATGATGGCTTAGATGGGCATGCTCTTGTGGGTACTCTTGCTGAGTTTCAGGAGGCCCAAGCTCGTTGGGGAAGAGAAGTAACTGCTAAGGAGCAAGAAGAAATGAAAGAAGCTTCTTCTAGATCAGAAAAGCAAAAGCTTTACAGGAAACTCGAACACAAGCTTTCCATT GCTCAGGCAAAAATACATAGAGCGGAACGCTTACTATCAAAAATTGAAGCTTCTATGGTACTTGCCGATCCATGTGATGATCAAGAAATGATTACAGATGAGGAAAAGTCTGTTTTCCATAGGATTGGTTTACGGCTTAAGTCATATTTGCCACTTG GAGTTCGTGGCGTTTTTGATGGTGTAATTGAAAATATGCACTTGCATTGGAAGCACAGGGAAGTTGTCAAATTAATTTCAAAGCAGAAGACTTTGTCATTCGTTGAAGAGACGGCACGACTTCTTGCATATGAGAGTGGTGGTATACTAGTTGCCATTGAAAGAGTTCCAAAGGGCTATGCACTCATTTTTTACCGTGGAAAGAACTATAGGAGGCCTATTAACATAAGGCCAAGAAACCTCTTAACAAAAGCTAAGGCACTGAAACGTGCGATTGCTATGCAACGTCATGAG GCCCTTAGTCAGCATATAGATCAACTGGAAAGCAATATCAAGCAGACGAAGTTGGATCTG GGTATTGAGGACTATGAGGAACAAGATGATGATAACTCAGATTCAGAAAATGAATATGGCATGGCAGTCACCTCTGGTAGCTATGATGAG GATCAAgatgattttgatgaatcagCTGATGAAGATGAATATGATGATTACGATGACgacattgaagatgaggagatTGACAAATATTGA